A window of Parambassis ranga chromosome 10, fParRan2.1, whole genome shotgun sequence contains these coding sequences:
- the nkrf gene encoding NF-kappa-B-repressing factor yields MVVVVMAEGTDFGEMPSSDPSPNFEAKKRSTSSDGRDEPMRKMPVTKFGSRPRFEPVHFVSGGSSGGTGADEKENDKERRRSEFSGARQGDSEHSSWSDTSRAQGSSSLRPAFDRVPLYTSDFWGSHRDRDRDRDISSGSTSGLGYGGRGSSSNFMVKVEQDYTAKYEAHSSRTSDSYPHTHRYNGYGGGSRSGWDSGRQGLGYGYQDRPSSSKPFSRVYNSPGSSSPNVTQSGFSLQPLPVSQSTLDEKQRLIASVASALAVAFRDPMFMTGSESPNYNFMLSRSIQACKTNPEYIYVNLKDIPHADLPKNRKVPTDGYACELRCQGVYLATGYSGSKNGARDRASEQAVKLFMKPVEVRVVQRKYKHSMVNDMVVCQMLSSTPAFLPALRNPEDKPTPSSKGQYEPDMRKHWTEFVVTDNAHDAICILNNSAAFNRMKIDYKFDLLPHNGMWLCSVFVQDELVAQATGSKKNSKHAAAEKAVRKLRMNQEQRELQQQQQQLQQQSQNSRGNNLSDSGRCGQKFVNKKQLNELVILENSDNAICIINDTAQFNKVTADYKFTFLPDHRWKCEVYLEGQYVAAGIGPKKMVKHIAAKEALATLRQTQAVVKSNLRREGHNDAISRSQILARSGEEAIKQEIKEDNIGNQLLRKMGWKGGGLGRDGEGIAEPIKVKEQFSREGLGMDTDKTGNQLTKRDIEDIIRNYASSDRQDDLRFSNDLTNDERKQIHQISQKYGLRSKSYGQGWQRFLVVSRKVHKDQLIDQLLQEGQVGRYELVKPQASH; encoded by the exons atggtggtggtggtgatggcaGAAGGGACCGACTTTGGCGAAATGCCCTCCTCTGACCCAAGTCCAAATTTTGAAGCAAAAAAGAGATCTACTTCTTCGGATGGCA GAGACGAGCCCATGAGGAAAATGCCGGTGACAAAATTTGGTTCCAGACCTCGATTTGAGCCAGTGCATTTTGTCAGTGGTGGAAGCAGTGGAGGAACTGGCGCCGATGAGAAAGAGAACGATAAGGAGCGCAGGCGGAGTGAGTTTTCTGGTGCGAGACAAGGAGACTCTGAACACTCCTCTTGGAGTGACACCAGCAGAGCGCAGGGCTCCTCCTCCTTGAGGCCTGCTTTTGACAGAGTGCCATTGTACACCTCTGACTTTTGGGGTTCTCATAGggacagagatagagacagagatATTTCTTCAGGTAGTACTAGTGGGTTGGGTTATGGAGGCCGTGGGTCGTCTTCTAACTTCATGGTAAAAGTAGAGCAGGACTACACAGCCAAGTATGAAGCCCACTCTTCTCGAACTTCAGACTCTTACCCTCATACCCACAGATACAATGGATATGGGGGAGGAAGCAGATCAGGCTGGGATTCAGGACGACAGGGTTTGGGCTACGGCTATCAGGACAGGCCATCATCAAGTAAGCCGTTCAGCAGAGTCTACAACAGCCCCGGCAGCAGCAGTCCCAATGTTACCCAGTCTGGCTTTTCATTGCAAcctcttcctgtgtctcagtccACATTAGATGAGAAACAAAGGCTAATAGCCAGTGTAGCATCTGCATTGGCTGTTGCTTTTAGGGACCCTATGTTCATGACTGGAAGTGAGTCACCAAACTATAATTTCATGTTGAGCCGCAGTATCCAGGCCTGCAAAACCAACCCTGAGTATATTTATGTCAACCTGAAGGATATTCCTCACGCTGACCTACCGAAGAACAGGAAAGTACCGACAGATGGTTACGCCTGTGAACTGAGATGTCAGGGTGTGTACCTTGCTACTGGATATTCTGGAAGTAAAAATGGTGCGAGGGACCGGGCCTCCGAGCAGGCTGTGAAACTTTTTATGAAACCTGTTGAAGTTCGTGTTGTGCAGCGTAAATACAAACACTCCATGGTCAACGATATGGTTGTGTGCCAGATGCTCAGCTCGACACCTGCGTTTTTACCAGCACTTCGCAACCCAGAAGATAAACCAACACCAAGCTCTAAGGGCCAGTATGAGCCTGACATGCGTAAGCACTGGACAGAGTTTGTTGTTACAGACAACGCACACGATGCCATCTGCATTCTTAACAACTCGGCTGCTTTCAATCGCATGAAAATAGACTATAAATTCGACCTCCTTCCACATAATGGAATGTGGTTGTGCAGTGTTTTCGTGCAGGATGAGCTGGTGGCACAGGCAACTGGCTCTAAAAAGAACTCAAAGCATGCAGCGGCAGAAAAGGCAGTGAGGAAGCTTCGCATGAATCAGGAACAACgagaactgcagcagcagcaacaacaactgcaACAACAATCACAAAACTCAAGAGGGAATAATCTATCAGATAGTGGGCGCTGTGGACAGAAATTTGTCAATAAGAAGCAGCTAAATGAGTTGGTTATCCTGGAAAACTCCGACAATGCCATCTGTATCATCAATGACACTGCTCAGTTTAATAAAGTGACAGCTGATTACAAGTTCACATTTCTGCCTGATCACCGTTGGAAGTGTGAAGTTTATCTGGAAGGACAGTATGTTGCAGCAGGAATCGGACCAAAGAAAATGGTAAAACACATTGCAGCAAAAGAGGCTTTGGCCACCTTGAGACAGACGCAGGCTGTGGTCAAATCCAACCTCAGAAGGGAGGGTCACAACGATGCCATATCCCGTTCTCAGATCCTGGCCCGTTCTGGTGAAGAGGCCATAAAGCAGGAGATTAAGGAAGACAACATTGGAAACCAGCTTCTCCGGAAGATGGGCTGGAAAGGAGGTGGTCTTGGCCGAGATGGAGAAGGCATTGCAGAACCAATTAAAGTGAAGGAGCAGTTCTCAAGAGAAGGTTTAGGTATGGACACGGATAAAACTGGAAATCAGCTTACCAAGCGTGATATTGAGGACATCATTCGTAACTATGCCAGTTCAGACCGCCAGGATGACCTTCGCTTCTCCAATGACTTAACCAATGATGAACGCAAGCAGATTCATCAGATATCGCAGAAATATGGACTACGGAGCAAGTCCTATGGACAGGGATGGCAGCGGTTCCTCGTCGTCAGCCGCAAAGTGCACAAAGACCAGCTGATTGATCAGCTTTTACAGGAAGGACAGGTGGGGCGATATGAGCTTGTGAAACCTCAGGCCTCACACTAA